The Archocentrus centrarchus isolate MPI-CPG fArcCen1 chromosome 1, fArcCen1, whole genome shotgun sequence genome includes the window TTCTCTGCCGCGCTACATTCCTGCTTTAGACCAGGCTACTACTCATGTTCGCACAAGACAGCTTCAGGTAGCTTCACATttttcacacaataaaacataatgATAATGCGGTATATACTGTGTAAAGAAACCTATATACTGTACAAAACTATACAAAGCTCAGAGAGCTTACCTCTGTCTTACACATTGGACCGTGCCATCACTTTTCCAGAATTGGTGAGAGGAGTCACTGATAAACTAGGGACAACTAGACGGGACAGATGCATGAACCGCAGCAAACTGATGTCATAACCACTCTTATTACAGATTAGATTTGGAAACACCAGCTGATATAAATGTAAGAAACATCATATAGGTGTCCAGTATTTAGATAAAAGTTCTCTGAAATAAAAGATGATGCATGAAAGTATTAAATGGGGAGTGGGAGGTGGGGAGTGGGGTAGACAAAAAGGATTTTTCACAGACTAAGACCTTCACGTTTGAATCGGCAGTATGTCAAATCACAAAGCTTTCCAAATGTTTCACACGATGGACATTAAACCTACATACACTTagaacacacacctgaatagAAAGGAGTAAAGATATTTGGAAAGTTGGTGAAAATCAAATGCTGTTTACTTCGAGGAGGAATTAAATGATGCCACCAAACAAATGTGGCATCACAAGCACAGCTGTAGTGTGTATAAATCTCTCTTCTATCACTTCACGCaatataaagtaaaacaaaatagGATACAACACAGTTTATTGAACACTGAGTCGGTTCATCTGTGCTATAATTTACAAAAGTGCTTTCGCTTTGACAGCATCTCTTattaactttgaggacaaaacaaaaatctgtacGTTAATACTCTCGATGGTACCTGTATTCTTATTATAAAGGTCTTTGTTGTTATTCCTGTCCTCTGCTTGTTTCTATTTAATCATCCTGAGTGTTACAAAATGGTCTTGAGGGCAATTCACTTGTGCCCGGGGTTTTCTTCGATCCACAAACCCTCAGCCCTGCTgagttttttcatttcttgctgtgtttttttgtttgtttttaaatatcaaGTCATCACCAGCCAACAGTCTTTAGAGTCTTTGTGGAAAAACTGGGCAAGAAAGCAGGAAACAGTATTGCTTTAACAGCTCTGGCTTTGGCGAGTCTCTGAATAGGTCTTTCACCCAAAGGAAAAGGTAGGCCCACTGTGGATGACAAACAGGACAGTGCAAGGTAAGGAGGGCAGGTAATCTGTCTCCTTCTGGTCCTTAGCGGTTGGCAAGTTTCAGCCAAGCTCACCATGTGTGATTTTTGCTGGTTTGTCTCATGTGACTGGTGGACCTTTAGACCTGGGTGGATTTGACTCGTCTGAGAGGCTTTCGTCCTTCAGGATGGGCAAGGCAGGGTGGGGGGCACTCAGTGGGCAGGTCTAGACTGCGCTGGTGAGGCAACGTCGTGAGGGGAGGAGCACATCGGGAGGGGCGGGGGACGGGATTGGCTGATGGTCATGTGATCTCAGAATACGGTAGCCCTGGAGCCTAATgggagaagaaaggaaaggaaggggAAGGGAGAGAGCAAATTAAGGtcataaaacatttcaaaatatttggGAAGTTAAGGAAAAGAGCAGATAAATTTGACTTGACTGAGATAAGGCGAGACCAAACTGCACTGTGATGATGTCTAGATGAGAAAGGGCACACACAGAAGCATGTGGGACAGGTTCAGACacattaaaatcaaaaaaggaCAAGAGAAAAGAGTCATTCCAAATATGAATCTAAAATAAAGTCCCCACCTGACCACCTCAAATCAGCTAAATTTTTTAGTATTGTTTACAAAGCCATGCAAAGTTGAACCTTCATACTATGAACATTTTCCAATTTGGTCGATCTCTGCAATAAGTTGTCTGTCATAGGCTTTGACAGGTCCCCAGATGCCTGAGGTTTAGTCACAGTGCTTTTTGTACATTCACTCTCTTAAATAACATGATTATAAGACATGGACTggacacactcctaaacctttccacaaggtttaggagtgtgtttatgggaatttttgaccattcttccagaagcacatttgtcaGACAgttgttggacgagaaggcctggctcgcagtctccgctctaattcatcccaaaggtgttctattgggttgaggtcaggactctgtgcaggccagtcaagttcttccacaccaatcccgctcatccatgtctttatggatctgctttgtgcactggtgcacagtcatgttggaacaggaaggggccatccctaaactattcccacaaagttgggagcatgaaattgtccaaaatgtctcggtatgctgaagcattaagagttcctctCTCTGGatctaaggggccgagcccaactcctgaaaaacaaccccagacCATAATACCAcctccatcaaactttacacttggcacaatgcagtcagaaggtactgttctcctggcaactgccaaacacAGACTCATCGTCAGACAGAATCAGAATTTGTTATGAACTACAtaaaaagcatggatccatcctgccatcTATAAACAGTGGTGTGTGTGGAATATCTTCTTGGCACAAtttgggccccttagtgccaacaaagcattgtttaaatgccaaagCCTGCCTGAACATTGTTGATGATCACGTCCATCACTTTATGACTCGAGTAGCTACCTTCAAATGGCTTGAACagaacaatgagttcactgtactccaatggcctccacagtcaccacatcttaacagagcatctttgggatatggtggaacaggagatttagATCATGGATGTGGAGctgagaaatctgcagcaactgtgtgaagCTATCATGTCAATTTGGACCAAAATCTTTGAGGAttttttccagcaccttgttgaatctatgccataaaAAATTAAGGCatttctgaaggaaaaaaaaggatccaaTCCAGTAGTAGCagggtgtacctaacaaagggCAGGTGAGGGTATGCATTCATGCATGGTGCTCACTCACTCAACAGTAAACATGGTTAAAATTTCTTGAGTAAATAGAATTTCAAATTTAACATTTGGTAAGTGGTAAAAAAGAAGACTATATAAGAAAATAATTTCAACACAGAAGGAAAATGAGCTGCTATCAAAACCTAGGTAAAAATTAGACCTTTCATATGCTGCGATTTGCTGTGACTTGTTGTGAGCAGCCACCTAGACCACATGGTGATACGACCCTTGAAAGTTTAccaaaaaatgtgctttttaaagTTTCTCCACTGAACAATCAGAAAATAGGCAAAACATCCACTGTACcaatgttttatttctgttcctCTACATCCTAGACATTAAATTGGTACAGTAAACTATGATACATGCCATGATGTTGATGCCTAAAGCTGATTatagaaaaatgtgattttggtTTTAGATTGTAACACTTGGAGCGGGCGTAAAACTGATGTGACGTTATGAAGGGCTCAAAAATTCTGGGAAAAACACTCAGATTTCATCACTACATTTTGATGGCCTGtaatatagatttttttaattgtatgaAGGTAAAAATTTTGCATGGTTTCTTAAGTATACCACAGTTGATTGTGAGGAGGTCAGTGATTTTCATGGACTGCTTTGCCAATACCTTTCAGCAAAAAACAAGTACATGTACATTTGTAGCATTGTTTTGattgttacattttgtttccCCCACCCCTTACCTGGAGGCCACTTAACTTTTCAAGTGGACTCTCCACACGGGGCAGGCTGATGAGAGGCAGCCCAACAGGAGGCTCTGAACGTTGTTGTGGAGGTGGAGGATTTGGCACAGCTATCTGGGTTGGCCTGAAGTTGTTGATCACACATGACACCTGGTAGAGAGCAGACAAAAGCGGGTAAAGGGAAAAGGAAGGGAGAAATTGGTTCCACTCCACTACAGAGATGGATGATTTTCTACTGCATGAAATGCTCCAAGTGTGCATGGAAACAGATAGTgaagtgggagagagagagactgagataaaagaaaaagggatAGGAAAtgaatttgggggggggggggcatggaaAGACGTTTATATTCTTAGGGACACACAACAGGAACTACTTTGATCTTTGAAGTTAATACTGATCCTAGAAGTTTTTTCTGGAAAATTGATTTGGGTCAAGAGGTCCAAGACCAAATGACACTGAGCAATATAAAAGGCTTACCTCAgtccacactttttttttttttacagtcatgGGTATGAAAGCGATTCCTTTTTCTAGCCTTAATCATCAGTCCATCACTCCTATACCCACATCTTACCACATTTCTCTCTTCAACATATCCCACACATTGAAAATGCAGTGGAACAGATCAGAGTTTGAGTTTTTATGATAGTGGTGCCACAGGAAGTACAGTTTCCACAGAAACGGGACTGACAAGAAAATGGAACTAAAATGCAAACTGACATAGGACAGTGACATGGGAAAAGCATGCTAGTGAGACAGCCATGAGcagattatttattgttttttatttttctactgtAACAACAATAAATGAATGAGGCAGTAACTTCTGAGGGGTAACTCTGGCTCTTGTGAATTTGGCGTTAATGATCTACCTTTAAAtcacatatttaaataaattaatacaaaTATTAACAGTACAGTCAGGATGGCTTTAGTCAAAAGAAGATTGTAATTTCCATCGACAGCAGTCTTTACTTGACAGCCAGACCTCATGGCtacagaacagagcaggcatcagtgacagcagacaTGACATTGATTAAGCCAGACGCAGAATGAAAATACAGAGGGTGGAGGGTGAAAGAGGGCTGCGGAGCAGCTTATAGAGAAAGTAGCAGCTGTAGGCAGCTTACAGCAGCTTAAGGAGTGCACCCTATACGGGACCTGCCACGTGGATGCATGGAAGATTATCAGCTGAGCAATCAATCAATTAAGACCAGCTGATCTACCAGGATTGTGGGCCATGATTGACTTTATGGCTTGTCTCCACTAAGGCTATGCTGAATTAGTCAGAAAAATGGAAGTTTTACGGAGCAGATAGTTAATCTCTATGAAGTATGGACTGTTTCTACAATATAGAATTGCTCTTTTGGGGACTTTAAACACCATCACAATATAAGATGATTTTAAGCATTTATAGGGCAGCATTGTAATTTATATTAACAGCCACACTCTGTTTATCTCTGCTTTTGCTCTCTATTAACACCTGAGGAAATAATCACACTTTTTACTTCTACAGTGCTTCTACCGTCAACTAGATTATAAAGGGAAACATTGCACTTTTTAGAGCACTACAGTTAACTGACAGTTTTAGTTACTGGTTTAAAATGAAGAtttgtttttcacataaaaCACAAGAAGGGCTTATAAAACACAATGCTATGTtactgttgtttatttattgttaagtTTAAGCTGGGTGTAGCCTTTTGCAGCACAATGACTTCACTGATTCATGCCATGCGTTTTGCATCTACAAAGGGCCAGAAGGACTGCAAAGCTGGTGTAGAAGTTGACTGCATTCCTGTCTGCAGGATGGaataaatagaaaacactaaGAACTCACAACACAATAACAATAACTCCTAAAAAAGAACCTAGGTAATTGCAAGTTAACTACAAATTAATTAGTCATTAGTCAAGTAGAGGATCTCATTTCATCTTCATCACGAGACTGAACCTGAACAGTTGAGCTGAAACTGAGTTTAAAGCTTCATAAATCCAAGGGGCACTGCAGATTTGTGTGAAATCTCATCTATCATCTCTTTGCCCCTACTTTcccttaccccccccccccccccacacacacacacacacacacacacacacacacacccttgttTCCTCCCTCCATCCTCTCCTTCTTACCAGAAAGGCAGCAATGGCACCTCCTGTTATGAATCCAGCCAGGATATCATTCCAGTGGTTCCTGTGTTCGGTCACCCTCACCACCCCCACCAGCACAGCCAGAGATAGCAGCACCAGGCATAACGTGGGCTTCATTAGGCGGGTCCCTTTGGTCCTGAACACCAGGGTCACGTACATCTGGAAAACAGACATATACTGAAGtaactacattaaaaaaacaaaaaaaactaaagccatgttttgtgttcttaaCAAGGCTGAGAGGTGAACAGGATGTTGAAAGCTCAGTCAGCCAGCTGAGagaatgtaaaatattttggaGACTGACTGGCTTATTAGTTCAAACAGCTTGAGTAAGGCGCAGGAGGCCGCACTCTGCAGTGATTTTTGAACAGCTGAGTGGTTTAACAGCAAAGAAAGCAGCATGATAACGCTACCATGATTGGTTTAAAACTTTTGAAATGACGGGAACAAGTTAATTAATTAAAGAGAAAAGAGGCAGAAGGGCCTCATGTAAATTTTTTCACCCCAGCATTACTTAGTTAAGTGAACCCTTATTACTTTGTGGTCTGTTAGATGAACATGTTTTACTGCTGAATATTAAATACTTTGATAGTTGGGTATAAAACTGAAAAGAACACCAGTTTGCAGAAGGACTGTGTTAAGATCAGATGATTTCGGTATGCTATTCTCAGTGCAAACAGATGTTAATGCAGATGTGTATTTCTCTATGCTACTAAAATTCAGGTTTATCGTATCTAAATTggtgttttgcttctttttaaatctgttcAGATGCTCTAAAATCTTGTTGGAAGAATTGTCAGGCCATACCAGGTTTTATTTAAGGAGAGAAAAgtactctttatttattttatgtgtctgttgtatttcatttatttattataactaATTTTGCATTTTACAGATTAATGTAATTGCACAAGTAAAATGTGATAGAAAGGGATTTAAAAAATTGAATCTGATTCCaccatttaattaattttactaTTTAAAAGGGTAAATTCACTAAAGCTCTTCTGTACTTGGAGGctgcttatttttaaaaataatactaataataaagaGCTTTCATTTATAAAAGCACTTTTCAAAGGCTCCCAACAGCATGgatgcaagtaaaaaaaaaaaaaaaaggagaattgcataaaataaaaaacacaccaaaaataaaatcaaccaCAGTTTGTAAGTAAGAGTGGGTGAAGAGTGAAACAGTGGGCTTTGAATAATATTTTTGTCTTAATGTTGGATTCTTGATACACACGACTCTGTACCCCAGGATCTCCAACCTGGAGATGGAAATGGACTGCTGCCCCGGGTCTGAGGAGCAAATAACTCTGGGATGGAGTACAGAGATGAAGATCAGTTCAAAGAGGTGCAGTGGGGCAAGACCATGAAGGGACTTGTAGGTGAGAAGAAGATCTTATATTTATATCTATGTACTTTATTGGGAGCCAGTGTAGGCGGAGAGTAGGGTTGATGTGCTGCCAGGATTTAGTGTGTGTCAGAACcaagcagctgaaaaacacacaactttacagcagacaaaATAACCATGTTTTCAGCCTGGAACAAAAAAACTCTTTGGGTGTCTATACCTAATTTTGCCCTGTTTAAAAAGTCTTTTGAGGTAATCTAGTTTATTACTATTAGTAATATTTATTATCACAATTGTAGCCAGTCCAAGTAGTCTGTGCTTCAAATTTGGTGAGTAAAATTCTAGtgatttatttgtatttcacctggcactaattagcaggtatgcATCTGTACAATTCACCTATACAGTCTTTGGATGCACCTTGTTAGCCAAACTCAGCAGCTGCAAAAATACCAACATggtggaagaagaaaaaaaaaaagctgaaattaaggcttaaaatggaagcCCACACAAAAATGTGATCATGGTGGTTAGATCCATCTTCCagtctttctttgttgtaattAGGGAGGCTTGAATATTATAATAAACATGTATTAATGCTACATGCTGGGAACATAGCATCTAAAACACATTAGTAAATTAACCTAACCATTAACCATtaactataaaataaaataaaatcattaactATCTCATATGGTACGTCTCCCTTCACCAGTTCTCAAAAATAAAGTTTCCTACCACTGTGTAGATGGCTGAGTAAAAGCTGAGTGCTGCATCTTTGGAGGGGAAGGATTTGCGGGCGGACACCACCAAGTATGGGTTTCCTGTGCAGGCTCGGCGCTCTGTGATGTACTGTAGTGGAGACTGGCAGCCCAGAGCCGTGTAATTTGGCTTACAGGCAGATAAGAAATGAGGTGTCTGGTTTCCTGTCACCACCTGACCGGCATTGGCAAAGATGGTGGTGGTAAAGAGGCCGAAAGAGTACACACCTaagggacaaacagagagagtgaaagtgaGGCAGTGTGTACAAGAGTCAGAAACAAGCACTGAAATGGGATTTCACTTGTTATTGCTGACTTGGAGTGAAAGGCCAGACAGAAACAGTCTTTGCCTTTATGATTCATAACTTCAGTTTCCCATACAGAGGTGGTGAAAAAGATCACAGAGCATCAACAGAataggaaataaaaataagggtAATGAAAATTAGTCACTGGAGACCCACATTAAGGACAAGGGGCTCCTCATGTCTAGTCTACATACTGCAAGATGTAGAGGTAGTGGTATAAGCCTTAATGAGGCTTCACCCCAGAGAAGGGAGGCTTTATTAGTCAAAACTGAAGAACCTCTGATCTTCAGGACTACGACTGACCCAGAAAACGTACGATCCTACGGAGGAGAGGGTTGAAGTAACAGCAGTCAGCCGTCACTATGGTCTTCTCCTGAGCGCCTTCTGTCTTCACAAAAAAACTGGTCACTTCCCCGATAAGAatctgggacacacacacacacacacacacaggagagagagagagagagagagagagagagagagagagagagagagagagagagagcccacAGACATTTTTGTCAAACAGAAAGCTTAAACTGTGCGCTTAAGGATTGATCAGCTTCAATGAATATTCTGTCAGTTAAATATGGTGCAAAGCAAAATTATTCATGACAATTTCTCCCTCAGCCTTGATTAATATTTCCCATCATCATTTGGCAGATTTTATGCTGCATTAACACCTCCAATTCCTTGTCATCACTGAGAGTTTGTTTGTCAGAGTCTATCCAGTTTTTCTGTACACATTTTACTGTAGCGCCACAAAACCATGACTGCAAGTGGACTGGTAATGCCATACAAGTTAATAACCTCAAAAATGCCCATAATCAaacttattttatattatttttaaatgagataTTTGAAATATATGAGCTAACGCTTTAGCTGACAGTGATCACACCCCATAACCCATCACTATACATATATATCAGTATTTTTACTGATAAAGCCTAAACACATTCAAACGCTCATTTGAAGAGTGTGCACCCCAAGCATCTAGCAGCTGTTTGAAAAGACTTTTAAACCAAAGCAGCAGGACCTTGATCTCCTTTGACAAGAGAATAAATTGACTAAACACCATACTACGCACTCCAGGACACCATTAAACTGTGCATACTGACTGATCAGGGGACCTCCGCTGACAGAAGCATGGGTATATGTAGGTTACTTGCTCATACAATATGCATGGCCCCAGGCCAAAAGCGTGGGACGATGGTAATGCACCAGAGCTCATTGCCCTTAGTGTGGCAGATGAAGGCTGAGGTTTGTGTTATGGAGTAAGGATTACCAATAGATGAATCAGTGAGACATGTAGGAGCTTGTGTGTCAGCATAAATTATGTGTTTGCAGCATAATGTTACCCGAGTGCGGATATGCAACAGAGATATGCAGGTTGGGAGTgttgtttctgcatccctctgcTCACCTTCACAGTTTTGCATAAATCAGAATAACACTTACTACAGAGTTCCTCCACTAAAGAAAGTATTTATCGTGATTATGATTCAGCAAAAAAGTGTAAATTCATTTTGCCTGAAGAGAGCTCTAGTCCCAGGCATTTTTCTTCATAGAGGAAATTTCTcactttcaaagcagtcctAATGTTTGCTATCCTGCCCTTCGGAGCTGTCAAGGAAATTCATAAAATGATAGTATACTGTATGGTGCTAAGTGTTAGTGATTCCTGAGATCTAGACCAGAAGAAATGAAAGTACTTtggacaaagtgaaaaaaatgaacaactgAAACTGTAGAAACTGAAAGACAGAAGCCATCATGTATGCATGATTGTTCCTTTTAGCTGTGTGAACAAGCCAAATGTAGGTGTTAGAAATAGACTGCATGGCGCACGGACTTCACAAGTGAAGAAGGAGCACTAATGAGTAACATTTTTACCTGTCTACTTTAGGACATCCTTAAGTTAGTCTTTCTTACCAGAAAGCTTTTACGTGAGGGTCTGTGTGAttgacttaaaattaaacaggGTACTGCTGCTACAGCTTAGCAAACCTTCCAAAGAAAACTGAATAATAGATAAAGCATAAATGATAAGTTATGCAGAAAAAGTCTATGACTTAtttgtgtctgcagtttgtgtgGAGGGACAGTAATGAAACTTAAAGCTGGTGGAATTTTAATGCCTCACTACAGATATTATGTAGCATATTATTTACATCTAAGTTGCTTCAGATTTCCGTCACCCATCATTTATGATAAAAATGACCGCCAACAAAGATAcaactgaaataaaattaaaaataataaaaataaaataactatgAATAGTTTGGTTTGGATTGATGTTAAAGTTTCATTGTACAGAACTGAGCACCGGTACTGATGCTAGAATGAGTAGGTAGGTATAACTGTGTATAAGGCTGGAGCTGTTGTCAGTCATTGTATGACCCCATGTGCACAATATTTCTGTGGACTTGATGGCTCTAtgacatatttttttcagtacttttttaatgaaatattttgtcATGGTCATTCTTTGGGTCcatgtttctcttttctctaaCTCCTCTTTGTGCACTGACTTGACATGTTCCCGCAATAAAGTGTACACATGGCAAATTTCCCCCTGCCATGCTGCTTTCAGGCTGAGACTTGTTCCCATTCATCCTATCCTGCGTTGTCTCCTGGAGAGATTGAGGTGACACCTGTCTGTCTCATAGTGCAAGCTTCTTGTCATTCTACTGAGACGGAGATGTTGACTTGATATATAAAGgtcttatttataaaaaaaaaacaagcataacgGGTAAAGCAGTTACGGTTACAAGTTTCAGTGTGATGCCCAAACTTAAAAAGCTCTTTCAAGGCTCTGTTGGTGGTCACTAAACTGGAATCACAGTGAGTTTCATAAGGAAAGCAACACTACAAAAGAAGGGCTTTCTTGTACTTGGTTTAAAACATACGGTTGCCACAGCTGTCAGAACCCACAGAGGCTGTGGCGGAGCTTCAGAGTACAGAAAATGAAAGCCGTTTTCCTTTGATTCTTTGAACTGGACTTAGGTGCAGGCATTAAACTGAAAGTGAACATCTTTCTGACTGGAACATGTGTAGTGAGGTGATTATTTATTCAGGCAATAAAAAGATTTAAGCCATCACAAGAAAGCATCTTTGTAGTGTTTCTACAATATGATCATGTTAAAACTCTCATAATGTATTCTTCAGAGTAGCTTGTGTGAAGTGAGTGTGGGGAGAATCTGTAGAAGACTGGAGGAGACGGCACCACTGATGATAGCAGCCAAGAAGGCAGGAGGCAAAGAGACTTGTAAATGGTGTTGGCAAATAATCATTGTGAAGCTGAGATT containing:
- the LOC115788997 gene encoding phospholipid phosphatase-related protein type 5-like isoform X3 → MIDSRLAAQGRAMRNLPADRGFQKTSTYIVPCFLFVELVIMAGTVLLAYYFEYTDTFPVHIQGFFCFDKAYSKPYPGPEENSKAPPVLVYSLVTAIPTVTILIGEVTSFFVKTEGAQEKTIVTADCCYFNPLLRRIVRFLGVYSFGLFTTTIFANAGQVVTGNQTPHFLSACKPNYTALGCQSPLQYITERRACTGNPYLVVSARKSFPSKDAALSFYSAIYTVMYVTLVFRTKGTRLMKPTLCLVLLSLAVLVGVVRVTEHRNHWNDILAGFITGGAIAAFLVSCVINNFRPTQIAVPNPPPPQQRSEPPVGLPLISLPRVESPLEKLSGLQAPGLPYSEIT
- the LOC115788997 gene encoding phospholipid phosphatase-related protein type 5-like isoform X2, with translation MIDSRLAAQGRAMRNLPADRGFQKTSTYIVPCFLFVELVIMAGTVLLAYYFEYTDTFPVHIQGFFCFDKAYSKPYPGPEENSKAPPVLVYSLVTAIPTVTILIGEVTSFFVKTEGAQEKTIVTADCCYFNPLLRRIVRFLGVYSFGLFTTTIFANAGQVVTGNQTPHFLSACKPNYTALGCQSPLQYITERRACTGNPYLVVSARKSFPSKDAALSFYSAIYTVMYVTLVFRTKGTRLMKPTLCLVLLSLAVLVGVVRVTEHRNHWNDILAGFITGGAIAAFLVSCVINNFRPTQIAVPNPPPPQQRSEPPVGLPLISLPRVESPLEKLSGLQTSSQCSLVSPYLSSRATVF
- the LOC115788997 gene encoding phospholipid phosphatase-related protein type 5-like isoform X1 — translated: MIDSRLAAQGRAMRNLPADRGFQKTSTYIVPCFLFVELVIMAGTVLLAYYFEYTDTFPVHIQGFFCFDKAYSKPYPGPEENSKAPPVLVYSLVTAIPTVTILIGEVTSFFVKTEGAQEKTIVTADCCYFNPLLRRIVRFLGVYSFGLFTTTIFANAGQVVTGNQTPHFLSACKPNYTALGCQSPLQYITERRACTGNPYLVVSARKSFPSKDAALSFYSAIYTVMYVTLVFRTKGTRLMKPTLCLVLLSLAVLVGVVRVTEHRNHWNDILAGFITGGAIAAFLVSCVINNFRPTQIAVPNPPPPQQRSEPPVGLPLISLPRVESPLEKLQGYRILRSHDHQPIPSPAPPDVLLPSRRCLTSAV